The following proteins are encoded in a genomic region of Hypanus sabinus isolate sHypSab1 chromosome 19, sHypSab1.hap1, whole genome shotgun sequence:
- the LOC132378042 gene encoding interactor of HORMAD1 protein 1 isoform X4, with translation MTKSATWNSAPSDHSSLTDSQFLFGSQFCPENSESQDFNLPSRTQRNSQQNSQHNESELKFYERYQAKPHIFATENKETSSVTQLCFGKPKGLLEQFEISKRKAKEKQESEYFNNWISKLQDNVEEIKASFNKLERKTELQNQTVLEGLEDLSKTIQENINTHYETIVSALEAKSSREKILEMDKRLVAKEMEMSNVKTQLQSVQECLDGMKHSQCQQHQKMCEQFSWFKDHFKFTEILSELHKLTSTTNPIIQVQNNMTQTTPSTSSLCIVSKREAYYRSTEDCRTSSQHQPTLIDNYQLHDTKAVCTDILPDGHLNVYQNILSESPRPRPCDSVPKKITASSDCEGRNEDTSTYSTAINSNHITSVHPVSVTNGLFSQAFIPGGVKLAEGQNDLKSNSTPFHKMHNNKENKWGIVSFSPSLKHNDAHTRWPNTTMKNRTTFGSAVTCKKIGIRRCPTKRRNCIPLNKEKDKPIKASNKSNRINVNLKKATLTELKITSARPKQSNGSEKSIFGKASSEKRRYPLEGQHVKDEISLEQVKKRNYSQQQKGKKEIPKLVKRNLSWKPPSSFQEGFLQNGMESDHVFQSWFSPLTPTLSHEGYYDSPTNTVLGREAQNKTHLNFFDSSEESD, from the exons AGTGAATTGAAATTTTATGAAAGATACCAAGCTAAACCACATATTTTTGCTACGGAAAATAAGGAAACTAGCTCAGTTACTCAGCTTTGCTTTGGGAAACCCAAAGGGTTATTGGAACAGTTTGAAATCAGCAAgcggaaagcaaaagaaaagcaagAAAG TGAGTACTTCAATAACTGGATTTCTAAACTCCAGGACAACGTTGAAGAG ATTAAGGCATCCTTTAATAAACTTGAAAGGAAAACAGAACTACAAAACCAAACAGTTCTAGAAGGATTAGAAGATTTATCAAAAACAA TACAAGAAAACATAAACACACACTATGAAACAATAGTGAGTGCTTTGGAAGCAAAAAGCAGTAGAGAGAAAATTCTAGAAATGGATAAAAGACTTGTGGCT AAGGAGATGGAAATGAGTAATGTTAAAACTCAACTACAGTCAGTGCAGGAGTGTTTGGATGGAATGAAACACTCACAATGTCAACAACATCAGAAAATGTGTGAGCAGTTCAGCTGGTTTAAAGACCACTTTAAGTTTACTGAAATCCTATCTGAGCTTCATAAACTTACTTCTACTACAAATCCTATCATCCAAGTACAGAATAATATGACACAAACAACTCCAAGTACAAGTAGCCTCTGCATTGTTAGCAAGAGAGAAGCTTATTATAGAAGTACAGAAGATTGTAGAACATCATCCCAACATCAGCCTACACTAATAGACAATTATCAGCTTCATGACACCAAAGCTGTGTGTACAGACATATTACCAGATGGTCATCTTAATGTTTACCAGAACATTTTATCAGAGAGCCCTAGACCAAGGCCATGTGATTCTGTTCCCAAAAAAATCACTGCATCTTCAGATTGTGAAGGCAGAAATGAAGACACTTCTACATATTCCACTGCAATTAACTCAAATCACATAACATCTGTACATCCTGTCAGTGTGACAAATGGGCTATTTTCCCAAGCATTTATCCCTGGTGGTGTCAAATTGGCTGAAGGCCAGAATGACTTGAAGAGCAATTCTACCCCTTTTCATAAAATGCATAACAATAAAGAAAACAAATGGGGTATTGTTTCCTTCAGTCCAAGTTTAAAACATAATGATGCTCATACCAGGTGGCCAAACACAACCATGAAGAATAGAACCACTTTTGGCAGTGCTGTGACGTGCAAAAAGATTGGGATCAGAAGATGCCCCACTAAAAGAAGAAACTGCATTCCACTCAATAAGGAAAAGGACAAGCCCATCAAAGCATCAAATAAGTCAAACAGGATTAATGTCAATTTGAAAAAAGCTACTTTGACTGAACTAAAGATTACATCAGCTAGACCAAAGCAGTCAAATGGTAGCGAAAAGAGTATCTTTGGCAAGGCATCTTCTGAAAAGCGAAGATACCCACTAGAAGGACAGCATGTGAAAGATGAGATCTCGCTGGAACaagtgaagaaaagaaattactcacagcagcagaaaggaaagaaGGAGATTCCTAAACTAGTGAAGAGAAATCTTTCATGGAAACCTCCAAGCTCTTTTCAAGAGGGCTTTCTGCAGAATGGTATGGAATCTGACCATGTGTTTCAGTCATGGTTTAGTCCTTTAACTCCAACTCTAAGTCATGAGGGGTACTATGATAGTCCAACAAACACTGTACTTGGAAGAGAAGCACAGAATAAAACACATCTTAACTTTTttgacagcagtgaagaatctGATTAG